One genomic region from Branchiostoma lanceolatum isolate klBraLanc5 chromosome 7, klBraLanc5.hap2, whole genome shotgun sequence encodes:
- the LOC136438868 gene encoding uncharacterized protein isoform X2, with the protein MSSGWGESVEYEATRNKMAQFWREHSAKASLEEMMLDDNAKELSKDELPEILSLLPGIEGKTILELGAGIGRYTAPLAQKAKHVTAVDFMESFIRKNEEVNGHHGNVRFMQADVTKLEMPPKSFDIVFSNWLMMYLSDAEVQALAEKVLTWLKDDGIFFFRESCFHRSGNHKRSFNPTNYRKPSDYDSLIQSAGIPIPGPENGGVMHFGFEIQLAKSVETYIKVKKNVNQFCWVIKKRRLQGMAHNGYKTFQQFLDAQQYTRNGILRYEKIFGYGYVSTGGPETTEEFVARLDLQPDQHVLDVGCGIGGGDFYMAKKFGAEVTAMDLSTNMIEIATERASQENITKVHFEISDCTKREYPAETFDVVYSRDTILHIKDKLPLFQRFLTWLKPGGKLLISDYCCGDKEWSDIFKKYVEQRGYTLYSPAKYGKLLEEAGFVNVQAEDRTQQFTDILNREVARTEANKEEFIKEFSEEDFRYIIDGWKEKLHRCELGDQKWGLFYAEKAK; encoded by the exons ATGAGTAGCGGCTGGGGTGAAAGCGTCGAGT ACGAGGCGACGCGGAATAAAATGGCTCAGTTTTGGCGGGAACACTCCGCCAAGGCGTCCCTGGAGGAGATGATGCTGGACGACAACGCCAAGGAGCTGTCCAAAGACGAGCTGCCTGAAATCCTGTCTCTATTACCTGGGATCGAGGGCAAAACCATCCTGGAGCTTGGCGCAGGTATCGG GCGTTACACGGCGCCACTTGCACAGAAGGCCAAACACGTGACGGCCGTGGACTTCATGGAATCGTTCATCCGCAAAAACGAGGAGGTCAACGGTCATCACGGAAACGTCCGCTTCATGCAGGCTGACGTCACCAAGCTCGAGATGCCTCCAAAGAG CTTTGACATCGTGTTCTCCAACTGGCTCATGATGTACCTGAGCGATGCAGAGGTGCAGGCTCTGGCCGAGAAGGTGCTGACTTGGCTGAAGGACGATGGCATCTTCTTCTTCCGAGAGTCTTGCTTCCACCGTTCAG GAAACCACAAACGATCATTCAACCCAACGAACTACCGGAAGCCATCTGACTACGACTCGCTCATCCAGTCAGCCGGTATCCCCATACCAGGGCCGGAAAACGGCGGGGTCATGCACTTCGGCTTCGAGATCCAGCTGGCAAAATCCGTGGAGACATACATCAAG GTAAAGAAGAACGTGAATCAGTTCTGTTGGGTCATCAAGAAGAGACGACTGCAGGGCATGGCGCACAACGGCTACAAGACCTTCCAGCAGTTCCTGGACGCCCAGCAGTACACGAGGAACGGGATCCTACGCTACGAGAAGATCTTTGGGTATGGATACGTCAGCACCGGTGGACCAGAAACTACAGAG GAGTTTGTAGCCAGGTTGGACCTACAGCCAGACCAACATGTTCTCGATGTGGGCTGTGGCATCGGGGGAGGTGATTTCTACATGGCAAAG AAATTTGGAGCGGAGGTGACTGCCATGGATCTGTCCACCAATATGATAGAGATTGCCACAGAAAGGGCCAGTCAAGAAAATATCACCAAG GTGCATTTTGAGATAAGCGACTGTACGAAGCGTGAATACCCTGCTGAGACGTTTGACGTCGTCTACAGCCGAGACACCATCTTACACATCAAGGACAAGCTACCTCTCTTCCAGAGATTTTTG ACGTGGCTGAAGCCAGGAGGCAAGCTTCTTATCTCAGACTACTGCTGTGGAGACAAGGAGTGGTCCGACATCTTCAAGAAGTATGTAGAACAGAGGGGTTACACTCTCTACAGTCCAGCGAAGTATGGCAAG cTTTTGGAAGAGGCTGGTTTCGTAAATGTTCAGGCAGAGGACCGCACACAGCAGTTCACTGACATCCTCAACAGGGAGGTGGCCAGAACAGAGGCGAACAAGGAAGAGTTCATCAAG GAGTTTTCTGAGGAGGACTTCAGGTACATCATTGATGGTTGGAAAGAGAAGCTGCACCGCTGCGAGCTGGGAGACCAGAAATGGGGCCTCTTCTACGCAGAAAAGGCCAAGTAA
- the LOC136438868 gene encoding uncharacterized protein isoform X1 codes for MSGPFDTGVPNGVSASNGCSNHEDCNDNNEATRNKMAQFWREHSAKASLEEMMLDDNAKELSKDELPEILSLLPGIEGKTILELGAGIGRYTAPLAQKAKHVTAVDFMESFIRKNEEVNGHHGNVRFMQADVTKLEMPPKSFDIVFSNWLMMYLSDAEVQALAEKVLTWLKDDGIFFFRESCFHRSGNHKRSFNPTNYRKPSDYDSLIQSAGIPIPGPENGGVMHFGFEIQLAKSVETYIKVKKNVNQFCWVIKKRRLQGMAHNGYKTFQQFLDAQQYTRNGILRYEKIFGYGYVSTGGPETTEEFVARLDLQPDQHVLDVGCGIGGGDFYMAKKFGAEVTAMDLSTNMIEIATERASQENITKVHFEISDCTKREYPAETFDVVYSRDTILHIKDKLPLFQRFLTWLKPGGKLLISDYCCGDKEWSDIFKKYVEQRGYTLYSPAKYGKLLEEAGFVNVQAEDRTQQFTDILNREVARTEANKEEFIKEFSEEDFRYIIDGWKEKLHRCELGDQKWGLFYAEKAK; via the exons ATGTCTGGGCCGTTTGATACCGGGGTTCCCAACGGTGTGTCCGCTAGTAATGGATGCAGTAACCACGAAGACTGTAACGACAATA ACGAGGCGACGCGGAATAAAATGGCTCAGTTTTGGCGGGAACACTCCGCCAAGGCGTCCCTGGAGGAGATGATGCTGGACGACAACGCCAAGGAGCTGTCCAAAGACGAGCTGCCTGAAATCCTGTCTCTATTACCTGGGATCGAGGGCAAAACCATCCTGGAGCTTGGCGCAGGTATCGG GCGTTACACGGCGCCACTTGCACAGAAGGCCAAACACGTGACGGCCGTGGACTTCATGGAATCGTTCATCCGCAAAAACGAGGAGGTCAACGGTCATCACGGAAACGTCCGCTTCATGCAGGCTGACGTCACCAAGCTCGAGATGCCTCCAAAGAG CTTTGACATCGTGTTCTCCAACTGGCTCATGATGTACCTGAGCGATGCAGAGGTGCAGGCTCTGGCCGAGAAGGTGCTGACTTGGCTGAAGGACGATGGCATCTTCTTCTTCCGAGAGTCTTGCTTCCACCGTTCAG GAAACCACAAACGATCATTCAACCCAACGAACTACCGGAAGCCATCTGACTACGACTCGCTCATCCAGTCAGCCGGTATCCCCATACCAGGGCCGGAAAACGGCGGGGTCATGCACTTCGGCTTCGAGATCCAGCTGGCAAAATCCGTGGAGACATACATCAAG GTAAAGAAGAACGTGAATCAGTTCTGTTGGGTCATCAAGAAGAGACGACTGCAGGGCATGGCGCACAACGGCTACAAGACCTTCCAGCAGTTCCTGGACGCCCAGCAGTACACGAGGAACGGGATCCTACGCTACGAGAAGATCTTTGGGTATGGATACGTCAGCACCGGTGGACCAGAAACTACAGAG GAGTTTGTAGCCAGGTTGGACCTACAGCCAGACCAACATGTTCTCGATGTGGGCTGTGGCATCGGGGGAGGTGATTTCTACATGGCAAAG AAATTTGGAGCGGAGGTGACTGCCATGGATCTGTCCACCAATATGATAGAGATTGCCACAGAAAGGGCCAGTCAAGAAAATATCACCAAG GTGCATTTTGAGATAAGCGACTGTACGAAGCGTGAATACCCTGCTGAGACGTTTGACGTCGTCTACAGCCGAGACACCATCTTACACATCAAGGACAAGCTACCTCTCTTCCAGAGATTTTTG ACGTGGCTGAAGCCAGGAGGCAAGCTTCTTATCTCAGACTACTGCTGTGGAGACAAGGAGTGGTCCGACATCTTCAAGAAGTATGTAGAACAGAGGGGTTACACTCTCTACAGTCCAGCGAAGTATGGCAAG cTTTTGGAAGAGGCTGGTTTCGTAAATGTTCAGGCAGAGGACCGCACACAGCAGTTCACTGACATCCTCAACAGGGAGGTGGCCAGAACAGAGGCGAACAAGGAAGAGTTCATCAAG GAGTTTTCTGAGGAGGACTTCAGGTACATCATTGATGGTTGGAAAGAGAAGCTGCACCGCTGCGAGCTGGGAGACCAGAAATGGGGCCTCTTCTACGCAGAAAAGGCCAAGTAA